A region of Dictyostelium discoideum AX4 chromosome 1 chromosome, whole genome shotgun sequence DNA encodes the following proteins:
- a CDS encoding hypothetical protein (12 days embryo spinal ganglion cDNA, RIKEN full-length enriched library, clone:D130045P06 product:granule cell differentiation protein, full insert sequence), whose translation MEEQNDFTWAVKNGDIANVKKSVEAKKDLISITDGNKRGPCHWAADFNQVEVLEYLISKGAKFDNTDDYGITPLLAAVYEGHTGAVELLVKKGANKSVVGPDGQTAYDAAEKADIKALLK comes from the exons GGCCGTTAAAAATGGTGATATTgcaaatgttaaaaaatcaGTTGAAGccaaaaaagatttaatttcaattactGATGGTAATAAAAGAGGTCCATGCCATTGGGCTGCTGATTTt aaTCAAGTTGAAGTTTtagaatatttaatttcaaaaggtGCTAAATTTGACAATACAGATGATTATGGAATTACACCATTATTAGCAGCAGTTTATGAAGGTCATACAGGTGCTGTTGAATTATTAGTTAAAAAAGGTGCAAATAAATCTGTTGTTGGTCCAGATGGTCAAACTGCATATGATGCTGCTGAAAAAGCTGATATTAAagcattattaaaataa